A stretch of the Massilia sp. W12 genome encodes the following:
- a CDS encoding alkaline phosphatase PhoX gives MSSETTTANPPGAAAPRPVYAKTAENRGASRRLALRTSLLSSGLLALGNKAGFAHALPALPANPRDERGLRPILAPQKIGALLAPDENGLRLPPGFSSRIIARSSQPVSGTDYIWPAAPDGGGCFRAAHGGWIYVCNSELPDGAGSVSAIAFDADGAIQRAYAICRHTSRNCVGGITPWGTWLSAEEVDRGRVFECDPTGKQAAVARHALGWFDHEAIAYDTRNGYLYMTEDQHDGRFYRFRPTRKYDLSAGVLEVARKVGANAPWKIEWQPVPTPNPTAKGVRTRKQVSGSSAFNGGEGAWFHADVVYFTTKGDNRVWALDTKTDLLSIVHEQNASKVDNIATSSSGELYLAEDGGEMQVLVLASHGQMAPILQLVGHEGSEITGMAFSPDNTRLYFSSQRGSSNDAAAGVTFEVRGHFNR, from the coding sequence TGAAACAACAACGGCCAATCCGCCTGGCGCCGCTGCGCCCAGGCCGGTATACGCCAAAACCGCCGAAAACCGGGGCGCCAGCCGCCGCCTTGCCCTGCGCACTTCCCTTCTATCCAGTGGCTTATTAGCCCTGGGCAATAAAGCCGGCTTTGCCCATGCCCTGCCGGCGCTGCCGGCCAATCCGCGCGATGAGCGCGGCCTGCGTCCGATTCTTGCGCCGCAAAAAATCGGCGCGCTGCTGGCCCCGGATGAAAACGGGCTGCGCCTGCCGCCCGGCTTTTCTTCCCGCATCATCGCCAGAAGCAGCCAGCCGGTCAGCGGCACGGATTATATCTGGCCGGCGGCGCCGGATGGCGGCGGTTGTTTCCGCGCCGCGCATGGCGGCTGGATTTATGTCTGCAACAGTGAATTGCCGGATGGCGCCGGGAGCGTTTCTGCAATCGCTTTTGACGCGGATGGCGCAATTCAGCGCGCATACGCGATTTGCCGCCACACCAGCCGCAATTGCGTTGGCGGCATCACCCCCTGGGGCACCTGGTTATCAGCGGAAGAAGTGGACCGGGGCCGCGTGTTTGAATGCGACCCGACCGGCAAACAGGCCGCCGTAGCGCGCCATGCGCTGGGCTGGTTTGATCATGAAGCGATTGCCTACGACACCCGCAACGGCTATTTATACATGACGGAAGATCAGCACGATGGCCGTTTTTATCGCTTCCGCCCCACCCGCAAATATGATTTATCCGCCGGGGTGCTGGAAGTGGCGCGCAAAGTGGGCGCCAATGCGCCCTGGAAAATCGAATGGCAACCGGTGCCCACGCCCAACCCGACCGCCAAGGGCGTGCGCACGCGCAAGCAAGTGTCCGGCAGTTCCGCCTTCAATGGCGGCGAAGGGGCCTGGTTTCATGCCGATGTGGTGTATTTCACCACCAAGGGCGATAACCGGGTCTGGGCGCTTGACACCAAGACCGATCTGCTCTCAATCGTGCACGAGCAAAACGCCTCCAAAGTGGACAATATCGCCACCAGCAGCAGCGGTGAATTGTATTTGGCGGAAGACGGCGGCGAGATGCAGGTGCTGGTGCTGGCCTCACATGGGCAAATGGCGCCGATTTTGCAGTTGGTCGGACATGAAGGATCCGAAATCACCGGCATGGCCTTCAGTCCGGATAACACGCGCCTGTATTTCAGCTCGCAACGCGGCAGCAGCAATGATGCGGCGGCTGGCGTGACCTTTGAGGTGCGCGGCCACTTTAACCGTTAA
- a CDS encoding patatin-like phospholipase family protein: MSPVLPFEPRPKRPRRHGKPAIGFALAGGGPLGAVYEIGALAALQESIEGLDVNDAEIYVGISAGGIIASGLANGVTPYEMCRAFIESDVEPQDSDLPLFKPEMLMRPALEEFVKRALMLPGLVAASLYRYLRSRKTSLPDAFERLKEALPTGLLSNDEIERFLRATFAKQGRSNDFRRLQKKLVIVATDLDTGEAVRFGAKGYDDIPISRAVQASASVPGLFPPVVINGRHFVDGALRKTMHASIALEHGVDVLFCLNPIVPYDAHGAAAGAGGADSKLANGGLVNVLSQALRAILHSRMEVGMGNYRRTYPDTDILLFQPAKQDSEMFFTNMFSYNNRRRMCEMSYQNTRMFLWEKREEIGAKLARHGLRLKESVLRDTSLTLVKQPPSGRRDRLAVTWLNEVLDELDRYLKVENG, from the coding sequence ATGTCTCCCGTGCTGCCATTTGAACCCCGTCCAAAACGTCCTCGCCGTCATGGCAAGCCGGCGATCGGCTTTGCCCTTGCCGGCGGCGGCCCTCTGGGCGCGGTGTATGAAATCGGCGCGCTGGCCGCATTGCAAGAGTCAATTGAAGGCTTGGATGTGAACGACGCCGAGATTTATGTCGGCATCAGCGCCGGCGGCATTATTGCTTCCGGTCTGGCGAATGGCGTTACGCCCTATGAAATGTGTCGCGCTTTTATTGAAAGCGATGTCGAACCGCAAGACAGCGATTTGCCCTTGTTCAAACCGGAAATGTTGATGCGACCTGCCTTGGAGGAGTTCGTCAAGCGCGCGCTGATGTTGCCGGGCCTGGTGGCGGCTTCGCTTTACCGCTACCTGCGCAGCAGGAAAACCAGTTTGCCGGATGCGTTTGAGCGCCTGAAAGAAGCCTTGCCCACCGGCTTGCTGTCAAATGATGAAATTGAACGCTTTTTGCGCGCCACCTTCGCCAAACAGGGGCGCAGCAATGATTTCCGCCGCTTGCAAAAAAAGCTGGTGATTGTCGCCACCGATCTGGATACCGGCGAAGCGGTGCGCTTTGGCGCCAAGGGCTATGACGATATCCCGATTTCGCGCGCGGTGCAGGCCAGCGCATCGGTGCCGGGCCTGTTCCCGCCGGTGGTGATCAATGGCCGCCATTTTGTCGATGGCGCGTTGCGTAAAACCATGCACGCCTCGATTGCGCTGGAACATGGGGTGGATGTGCTGTTTTGTTTAAACCCGATTGTGCCCTACGATGCGCATGGCGCGGCGGCGGGCGCCGGCGGCGCTGACAGCAAGCTGGCCAATGGCGGCCTGGTGAATGTGTTGTCGCAGGCTTTGCGCGCAATCTTGCATTCGCGCATGGAAGTCGGCATGGGCAATTACCGTCGCACCTATCCCGACACCGATATTCTGCTGTTTCAACCCGCCAAGCAGGATTCGGAAATGTTTTTCACCAATATGTTCAGCTATAACAACCGGCGCCGCATGTGTGAGATGTCATATCAAAACACGCGCATGTTTTTATGGGAAAAACGTGAGGAAATCGGGGCCAAATTGGCGCGCCATGGTTTGCGCCTGAAAGAATCGGTGTTGCGCGACACCAGTTTGACCCTGGTAAAACAGCCGCCTTCCGGCCGGCGCGACCGGCTGGCCGTGACCTGGCTCAATGAAGTGCTGGATGAGCTGGACCGTTATTTGAAAGTCGAAAACGGCTGA
- a CDS encoding phasin family protein, translated as MVKKLKSLSSAEDKQLANAVRNSAQQIWQAGLGAFSKAQQEGGKVFSKLVKEGSSLQKRTQKMAEEKVSGVTEKVNRVADGVRDQASGSWDKLEQVFEERVSRALASMGVPTQKDIQLLTRRVEQLSKAVAELSGKKAAREEEAAAPKKAAVKKPAVKKTKPEAAVKPVAKRKTAAASVSSETAAEAAPKAKTSRRKKTAPATTEPAQGE; from the coding sequence ATGGTCAAGAAGTTGAAGTCCTTGTCGTCTGCTGAAGACAAACAATTGGCGAATGCCGTGCGCAATTCAGCGCAGCAGATTTGGCAGGCCGGTCTGGGCGCTTTTTCCAAAGCGCAGCAAGAGGGGGGCAAAGTGTTTTCAAAACTGGTCAAAGAAGGCAGCAGCCTGCAAAAACGCACCCAGAAAATGGCCGAGGAAAAAGTCTCCGGCGTCACCGAAAAAGTCAACCGCGTAGCCGATGGCGTGCGCGACCAGGCTTCCGGCTCCTGGGACAAACTGGAACAGGTGTTTGAAGAGCGCGTCTCGCGCGCCTTGGCCAGCATGGGCGTGCCGACACAAAAAGATATTCAATTGCTGACCCGGCGCGTCGAACAACTCTCCAAAGCGGTGGCTGAGCTTTCCGGCAAGAAAGCGGCGCGCGAAGAAGAGGCCGCAGCGCCTAAAAAAGCCGCTGTCAAAAAGCCTGCAGTAAAAAAAACCAAGCCTGAAGCGGCAGTGAAACCCGTGGCCAAACGTAAAACCGCCGCCGCCAGCGTGAGCAGTGAGACGGCAGCCGAAGCAGCCCCCAAGGCTAAAACCAGCCGCCGTAAAAAAACCGCGCCGGCCACGACCGAACCCGCACAAGGCGAATAA
- a CDS encoding SDR family oxidoreductase, with amino-acid sequence MQYFITGATGFIGKRLVRKILARKGSVVYFLMREAGRDKVPALLEYWGVSKTRAIPVYGDLRQADLGVSDADCATLKGNIDHLFHLAAIYDMKAGDEEQMQTNVEGTRNVVNFANKIGAKCFHHTSSIAAAGMYEGIFREDMFDEAEGLDHPYFATKHESEKIVRTECKTPWRVYRPGMVVGDSKTGEMDKVDGPYYFFKLIQRIRQMLPPWMPTIGIEGGRINIVPVDYVVNAMDHIAHKDGLDGRAFHLTDPEPMRVGEVLNTFCKAAHAPTMSMRVNAALLGFVPKSVKKGLMSLTPVRRITEAIMKDLGLPSEVMQFVNYPTRFDNRETERALKGSGISCPSLDSYAAPIWDYWERNLDPDLLIDRSLKGQVKGKVVLITGGSSGIGLATAHKVAEAGAITIICGRDEDKLAAAKKEINERGFEVITYSMDAADMDDCDRFVKLLIENHGGVDVLVNNAGRSIRRAIEASFDRFHDFERTMQLNYFGCLRLTMGLLPSMIAKRGGHVINISSIGVLTNAPRFSAYVASKAALEAWTRCAASEMSDVGIKFTTINMPLVRTPMIAPTKLYQNVPTLTPDEAADLIAEAIVYKPVRIATRVGIFGQVLHALMPRVAHTVLNTTFRMFPDSEAARGDSKKAPQLSADQIAMQQLLRGVHF; translated from the coding sequence ATGCAGTATTTCATTACCGGAGCGACCGGTTTCATCGGCAAGCGTCTGGTCAGGAAGATCCTGGCGCGCAAAGGCAGCGTGGTGTATTTCCTGATGCGCGAGGCGGGGCGCGATAAAGTTCCCGCGCTGCTGGAATACTGGGGCGTATCAAAGACGCGGGCGATTCCGGTATATGGCGATTTGCGCCAAGCCGATTTGGGCGTATCGGACGCCGATTGCGCCACCCTCAAAGGCAATATCGACCACCTGTTCCACTTAGCCGCCATCTACGACATGAAGGCCGGCGATGAAGAGCAGATGCAAACCAATGTCGAAGGCACCCGCAATGTGGTCAATTTCGCCAACAAGATTGGCGCAAAATGCTTTCACCATACCAGCTCGATTGCCGCAGCCGGCATGTATGAAGGGATTTTCCGCGAAGACATGTTCGATGAGGCGGAAGGACTCGACCACCCCTATTTCGCGACCAAGCACGAATCGGAAAAAATCGTGCGCACCGAGTGCAAAACGCCATGGCGCGTGTACCGTCCCGGGATGGTGGTGGGCGACTCCAAGACCGGTGAAATGGACAAGGTTGACGGCCCGTATTATTTCTTCAAACTGATTCAACGCATCCGCCAGATGCTGCCGCCGTGGATGCCGACGATCGGCATCGAAGGGGGACGCATCAATATCGTACCGGTGGATTATGTGGTGAATGCGATGGATCACATCGCCCACAAAGACGGCCTGGATGGGCGCGCCTTCCACCTGACCGACCCCGAGCCGATGCGCGTGGGCGAGGTCTTGAACACCTTCTGCAAAGCGGCGCATGCGCCGACCATGAGCATGCGCGTGAATGCCGCGCTGCTGGGCTTTGTGCCGAAATCGGTGAAAAAAGGCTTGATGTCCTTAACCCCGGTGCGCCGCATCACCGAAGCCATCATGAAAGATCTGGGCCTGCCCTCTGAAGTGATGCAATTTGTGAATTACCCGACCCGCTTTGACAATCGCGAAACCGAGCGCGCCTTGAAAGGCTCCGGCATTTCCTGTCCCTCGCTGGATTCGTATGCAGCGCCGATCTGGGATTATTGGGAACGCAATCTGGACCCGGATCTGTTGATCGACCGCAGCCTGAAAGGCCAGGTCAAGGGCAAGGTGGTGTTGATCACCGGCGGCTCTTCCGGCATCGGCTTAGCCACCGCGCACAAAGTGGCGGAAGCCGGCGCCATCACGATTATCTGCGGCCGCGATGAGGACAAGCTGGCGGCGGCCAAAAAAGAAATCAATGAGCGCGGCTTCGAGGTCATCACATACTCGATGGACGCGGCGGATATGGACGACTGCGACCGCTTCGTGAAACTCCTGATTGAAAACCATGGCGGCGTGGATGTGCTGGTGAATAACGCCGGGCGCTCGATCCGGCGTGCAATTGAAGCCTCGTTCGACCGTTTCCACGACTTTGAGCGCACCATGCAGCTGAATTACTTCGGCTGCCTGCGTCTGACTATGGGCTTGCTGCCGTCCATGATCGCCAAGCGCGGCGGGCATGTGATCAATATCTCCTCCATCGGCGTATTGACCAATGCGCCGCGCTTCTCGGCCTATGTGGCTTCCAAGGCCGCGCTGGAAGCCTGGACCCGCTGCGCCGCCTCGGAAATGTCGGATGTCGGCATCAAGTTCACCACCATCAATATGCCGCTGGTCAGAACGCCGATGATCGCCCCCACCAAGCTGTACCAGAACGTGCCGACCTTGACGCCGGACGAAGCGGCGGATTTGATTGCCGAAGCGATTGTGTACAAACCGGTGCGGATCGCCACCCGCGTCGGTATTTTCGGTCAGGTTTTGCATGCTTTGATGCCGCGTGTGGCGCACACCGTGCTCAACACCACCTTCCGCATGTTCCCGGACTCGGAAGCGGCGCGCGGCGACAGCAAGAAAGCGCCGCAATTGAGCGCCGACCAGATCGCCATGCAACAACTGCTGCGCGGCGTGCACTTCTGA
- a CDS encoding TonB-dependent receptor → MSDMFYRNSLIWLLPASIALAWPAAVMAQSSDAAQQDAPAKEDDKGKAQEKKTDSKSGNVQQVTVTGGKPNAMEERRQSSAAKMVFGREELERNGDSNLADVLKRLPGINLGGRPGGRGGEIRMRGMGSGYTQILLNGERAPRGFDIGSLAPDQVERIEIIRGTVAEHSTQAIAGTINIILREGFRQRDIQLKMGNSFDAGKDSPNLGFSIPGKLGRLEYTINGNLSQNNGKNNSSGIKRDIDLMQNRELMLQDSFNLSQYRSDSLHFAPRLVWKAENGDSITLQTFAMHSRTFNRSLDFLRQQGGTLPAPYAKADSAGEDPFSMARLMGQYVSKLGNSSKLEFKFGASSMHFSGDSLRTELDSAGRLIRTRIDGNDFRERGANLGLKFSTPIGEGHQLAMGVDGEYSKRTQQRISLINGAPDLNQDASDENLQANNRRLAAFIQDEWDINKQWALNLGLRWESIRVRSGGPIGGAPVQNSSRVLSPIAHAVWRIPGKARDQVRMSATHSYRASALSNLIAAPYFSNNNTATSPDRFGNPALKPEQALGLELAYEHYLSEGGILSANLFARNIRDMVRSQTSLQNTPLGLRWVSQPTNIGRAQTRGVELEAKFRLPQLIENAPELDVRLNYTWAWSMVEGIPGPDNRIDSQPKHSGNIGLDYRIPQSSVTLGGSLNYTPAYVLQISPEQRNYNPVKRQLDVYGLWKINSWAQLRVSAANLLARDFVNASSLLEKHILHENRNINGSNTVWSLRLELQI, encoded by the coding sequence ATGTCTGACATGTTTTATCGCAACAGCTTAATCTGGCTGTTGCCCGCCAGCATTGCGCTGGCATGGCCCGCCGCCGTCATGGCGCAAAGCAGCGACGCCGCGCAACAAGACGCCCCCGCCAAAGAAGATGACAAGGGCAAAGCGCAGGAAAAAAAGACAGACAGCAAAAGCGGCAATGTGCAACAAGTCACTGTGACCGGCGGCAAACCGAACGCCATGGAAGAACGCCGCCAGTCGAGCGCAGCAAAAATGGTGTTTGGCCGGGAAGAATTGGAACGCAATGGCGACAGCAATCTGGCTGACGTGTTAAAACGTTTGCCCGGCATCAATCTGGGCGGCCGGCCAGGCGGGCGCGGCGGTGAGATCCGCATGCGCGGCATGGGCAGCGGCTATACCCAGATACTGCTGAATGGCGAGCGCGCCCCGCGCGGCTTTGATATCGGCTCGCTGGCGCCGGATCAGGTGGAGCGCATTGAAATCATCCGGGGCACGGTGGCCGAACATTCGACCCAGGCGATAGCCGGCACCATCAATATCATTTTGCGCGAAGGATTCCGGCAACGCGATATTCAACTCAAAATGGGCAACAGCTTCGACGCCGGGAAAGACAGTCCGAATCTGGGTTTTTCCATTCCCGGCAAACTGGGCCGGCTGGAATACACCATCAATGGCAATCTGAGCCAAAACAATGGCAAAAATAACAGCAGCGGCATCAAGCGTGATATTGACTTGATGCAAAACCGCGAATTGATGCTGCAAGACAGCTTCAACCTGAGCCAGTACCGCAGCGACAGCCTGCATTTTGCCCCGCGCCTGGTGTGGAAAGCGGAAAACGGCGACAGCATCACGCTGCAAACCTTTGCCATGCATTCACGCACCTTCAACCGCAGCCTGGATTTTCTGCGTCAGCAAGGCGGAACCCTGCCCGCCCCCTACGCCAAAGCCGACTCTGCGGGAGAAGATCCGTTTTCGATGGCGCGCCTGATGGGCCAATATGTCAGCAAGCTGGGGAATAGCAGCAAACTGGAATTCAAATTCGGCGCCAGCAGCATGCACTTTTCCGGCGACTCGCTGCGCACCGAGCTTGACAGCGCCGGGCGCCTGATCCGCACGCGGATTGACGGCAATGATTTCCGAGAGCGCGGCGCCAATCTGGGTTTGAAATTTTCCACCCCGATAGGCGAAGGACACCAACTGGCCATGGGCGTGGATGGCGAGTACAGCAAGCGCACCCAGCAAAGGATTTCATTGATCAATGGCGCCCCGGATCTGAATCAAGACGCGTCAGATGAAAATCTGCAAGCGAATAACCGGCGTCTGGCGGCCTTCATCCAGGACGAATGGGATATCAATAAACAATGGGCCTTGAATCTGGGCTTGCGCTGGGAAAGCATACGGGTGCGCAGCGGCGGCCCGATTGGCGGCGCGCCGGTGCAAAACAGCAGCCGCGTGTTAAGCCCGATTGCACATGCGGTTTGGCGCATTCCAGGCAAGGCGCGCGATCAGGTGCGCATGAGCGCCACCCACAGCTATCGCGCCAGCGCATTGTCGAACCTGATCGCCGCCCCCTATTTTTCCAATAACAATACAGCCACCAGCCCAGACCGCTTCGGCAATCCAGCCTTGAAGCCAGAGCAGGCGCTGGGCCTGGAATTGGCGTATGAGCATTATTTAAGCGAAGGCGGGATTCTCTCGGCCAATCTGTTTGCGCGCAATATCCGCGATATGGTGCGCAGTCAAACCAGCTTGCAAAACACCCCGCTGGGCCTGCGCTGGGTCAGCCAGCCGACCAATATTGGCCGCGCGCAAACCCGGGGCGTCGAGCTGGAAGCCAAATTCCGCTTGCCGCAACTGATCGAAAATGCGCCGGAACTGGATGTGCGCCTGAATTACACCTGGGCCTGGTCGATGGTGGAAGGCATACCCGGGCCGGATAACCGGATTGATTCGCAGCCCAAGCACAGCGGCAATATCGGCCTGGACTACCGCATTCCGCAAAGCAGCGTGACCCTGGGCGGCAGCCTGAACTATACCCCGGCGTATGTGCTGCAAATCTCACCGGAGCAACGCAATTACAATCCGGTCAAGCGCCAGCTGGATGTGTATGGACTGTGGAAGATCAATTCCTGGGCGCAATTGCGCGTTTCCGCCGCCAACCTGCTGGCGCGTGACTTTGTGAATGCAAGCAGTTTGCTGGAAAAGCATATCCTGCATGAGAATCGCAATATCAACGGCAGCAACACCGTGTGGAGCTTGCGCCTGGAGCTGCAAATCTGA
- a CDS encoding IS4 family transposase: MSRKQAAQSWTDDEFGGLDLGDARLNNRARKLMETFATKPKASIPEACDNWTETQAAYRFMANPEVTWDGILAPHWARTMERMATQKVILCIQDTTELDFSGQNIDGLGPLNYEARRGMYVHPTYAVSPEREPLGLLDGWMWAREERGADGKRPASVKESERWIEGYERVAEQATQLPNTRLVYVADREADMMGMLRRAAELGTPADWLVRAKHDRCLADGESKRLWPETTAGMPLGEISFIMAGRGKQRARQVRQQVWAKRVLLRDGKRGKIEATCIVASEVQPPTGIKPVEWRLLTNRRAETLADASELIDWYRARWEIEIFFNVLKNGCEVEELQLSTMARLERALALFMVVAWRIAYLMRKGRTCPDLDATLFFDPDEIRAAYLLNKKKAPAMPGLNEVLRMVARVGGFLARKHDGEPGVKTIWRGLQDVQVSAQTIRTLREMGALQD, from the coding sequence GTGAGCAGAAAGCAAGCAGCACAGAGTTGGACCGACGATGAGTTTGGCGGACTCGATCTTGGCGATGCCCGCCTTAACAACAGGGCGAGAAAATTGATGGAAACATTCGCGACCAAACCGAAGGCCAGCATTCCCGAAGCATGCGACAACTGGACGGAGACGCAAGCGGCCTACCGCTTTATGGCCAATCCGGAGGTGACATGGGATGGCATTCTGGCGCCACATTGGGCGCGCACCATGGAACGCATGGCGACGCAGAAGGTTATTCTGTGCATTCAGGACACCACCGAACTGGACTTCAGCGGCCAAAACATCGACGGCCTCGGCCCGCTCAACTACGAAGCGCGGCGCGGCATGTATGTGCATCCGACCTACGCGGTGTCGCCAGAGCGTGAGCCGCTGGGCCTGCTCGATGGCTGGATGTGGGCGCGTGAAGAGCGTGGCGCTGACGGCAAGCGCCCCGCCAGCGTAAAAGAGAGTGAACGCTGGATAGAGGGCTACGAGCGGGTCGCCGAGCAGGCGACCCAGTTGCCCAATACCCGTCTGGTGTATGTGGCTGACCGCGAAGCGGACATGATGGGAATGCTGCGGCGCGCAGCCGAATTGGGCACGCCTGCCGATTGGCTGGTGCGCGCCAAGCATGATCGCTGTCTGGCTGACGGCGAAAGCAAACGCCTGTGGCCTGAAACCACGGCCGGTATGCCGCTGGGCGAGATCAGCTTCATCATGGCCGGGCGCGGCAAGCAAAGGGCGCGCCAGGTACGTCAGCAGGTGTGGGCCAAGCGCGTTCTGCTGCGTGATGGCAAGCGCGGCAAGATCGAGGCGACCTGCATCGTAGCATCCGAAGTGCAGCCGCCGACGGGCATCAAACCGGTGGAATGGCGCTTGCTGACCAACCGCCGCGCGGAAACCTTGGCCGACGCCAGCGAACTGATCGACTGGTATCGCGCGCGCTGGGAAATTGAGATCTTTTTCAATGTGCTCAAGAATGGCTGTGAAGTCGAAGAACTGCAACTGTCCACCATGGCCCGGCTGGAGCGGGCGCTGGCGCTGTTTATGGTGGTGGCCTGGCGTATCGCGTACCTGATGCGTAAGGGACGTACCTGTCCGGATCTCGACGCCACTTTGTTCTTCGATCCCGACGAAATCCGAGCGGCTTATCTGCTCAATAAAAAGAAGGCGCCCGCTATGCCGGGCTTGAACGAGGTGTTGCGCATGGTAGCCCGTGTCGGCGGTTTTCTCGCACGAAAACATGACGGGGAGCCTGGCGTGAAAACAATCTGGCGAGGTCTACAGGATGTTCAAGTTTCGGCTCAGACAATCAGGACTCTACGCGAGATGGGCGCATTGCAAGACTGA